The genomic DNA GGCTGGCGCGCCGCGGACTCCGACAGTCGGGGGCCCGTCGGCAGGAAGGTCGACCAGGCGGTGGGGATCGGAGCCGCATCCGTATCCGCGTAACCGAGCCTGGTCTGGGCGATCTTGGCCTCCTTGAGTTCCTCTTCGCGCTGCTTGGCCGTGGTGCCGATGCCCTTGTCGTCGGTGGCGCTGTCGCTGTTGGACTGCAGGGCGTAGCGCAGGCCGGTGTCGGTGACCAGGAAGACCGGGCCCGCCGAGGTCTCGGTGCCCTGGAACTGGCGGTAGAGCTGCCCCGATCCGGGCGTCACGTATGCGCTGGAGGAGCCGGAGGGCAGCGAGGTGGGGAACTCGGTGCCGGCCCAGGTCGACAGAGTGGTGGCGCCGCCCTTGCCGTGGACCGAGCGCAGGACGTTGCACACGGTGTTGCGGCCGCTGGTGGCGCTCGTGGCGTTGTTCACCGTCTCCGGTGCGGCCTGCGGCCACTTCTCGCTCGCGGCGAAGGGCGCACCTTCGACGATGGCGCCGGGACTGACCTGCTGCGCCTCGCCGGTCTGGCCCACGGTGACCAGCTGGGGGCTGTTGAGGAGCAGGGTGGCGGTGAAGTCGGAGATGGGGGCGACGCGGCCGGGCAGGACCACGTAGGACTGCATCGTGGTGCCCTTGCGGGCCTTGATGATCATGCCGACCTTGTCGGCGGAGCGGAGGTCACCGGGGGCGTTCGCCGCCGCGCCCGGGATGCCCTTGACCGTGGGGATCGAGATCGGGTCGCGCTGGTGGAGCGTGTTCAGCCACTGCTGCGAGACGCGCTGCGGCTTGCGCCCCTGGGTGTCGAGCGCGTTCAGCAGGTTGTCGTCCGTGGAGTCCACGCGGTACGCGTTGCCCTGCGCGTCGACGATGTACGGCGTCTTGTTGTCGGGGCCGACGACGTACAGGAGTTCACCGCCGGCCAGCCGGTCGGCTCCGTCGGTCTTGCCGTAGTCGCGCTGGGCGAAGACGAAAGTGGCCTTCTGGATGGCGGTGCCGCCCTGGCCGGGACGTTCGCACACAGCCCAGCGCTTGGCGGCGCCGGCCTCCTTCGCCGACGGCAGGCGGTCGGGTGCGTAGGGGATGCCGATGGTGGGACCGTGCGGCAGCGTGTCGCTGTCGAGGACCTTCTCGTCGACGGTGATGACGGTGTCCTTGTCGGGCGCGAGGAGCAGCTTGGCCGAGGCCATGTTGAGGACCGGATGCAGTTGCGCCTTGCCGTCGGTCTCCAGGACCACGTACCGGGTGGTCGAGTCGCTGGCGACGATGACGTTCGCGTTCGGGGTCTTCCAGCCCTTGGGAGCCGTCGGGCTGAACATGCCGATGGCCCCGAACACGGCCAGGATGACGACGCCGATGATGACACCGGGCAGCACCGCGCGCAGCGGCTTCGGCGCCCCTTCCTCCGAGCCCGAGGGCGAGGGCTGCACGAAGGACGCCAGGACGCGGCGCTTCGCGAAGGTGTAGGCGTTGAGTTCGTCCCGCCGTGATGCCATCTGTTGTCCGCTCTCTCCCCGTGCGGCGCTGCGGGGCGCTGTCGTAGCGGTTCCCCCGGCCCTGTGCTGCCCCGGTCCGCCGCCTCGGTTGCCCGCGCTGTCAGACCCGGCCCCTACTATGCCTGCTGTGGAACGGTACTTGCGGGGCGGGTAGGGTGCCTGGATCTTCAAGAGCCCTATGTGGTGCTGAAATTCCAGCGAGTTGTGAGCAAAACGGGGGGATGGAGTGATGGCTTCCGGAACGCGGACCCGGTCGCGTGACCGGGCGCAGGCGCGGGGCTCTTCAGCGCCCCGTCCAGGGGCGGCACAGCAACCGTCCGCGCCGGGGCCGCGGCCGCAGGCGTCGGGCGCGCTCCATCTCAGAACGCGTCAGGGACAGTCCGGGGCGTTCCGGCTGCAACGGATCGTTCTGTTGGAAATCGCGGCCGCTGTTCTTCTCGCCGGCTGGGTGATCGATCCGCTGGCGCTGGTGCCGGCAGCCGTCGTCGCCGTCGTACTCGTACTGCTCGCCTTCGTGCGCCGCCGGGGCCGCTCCCTGCCCGAATGGCTGGGTACGGCACGGGCGTTGAAGGCGCGGCAGCGGCGGGCAGCGAGTACGCCGATACCACCGGGTACGGAGCCGGGCCTCGCACCCGCGGTGGAGTGCGACCCGAGTCTGCGGACGTATGCGTACGGCGGACGGGACCGACGGCCGGTCGGGATCATCGGGGACGGGACGTTCGTCACCGCTGTGTTGCAGGTGGAGGCCGACGCGACGGCGCTGCGTGCCGAGCGCAGTCGGCAGCCCCTGCCACTCGGACTGGTGCGGGACGCCCTTGAAGTGGACGGGATCCGCCTGGAGTCCGCGCAGATCGTTCTGCACACGCAGCCCGCGCCCGCACTGCACCTGCCGCAGCAGTCCGTGGCCGTCACCAACTACGCGCCGCTGCAGGCGCAGACGGGCGCACCTGCCGTGCGCATCACCTGGATCGCGCTGAAGCTCGACCCGGAGCTGTGCCCGGAGGCCGTGTCCGCGCGCGGTGGCGGACTCGTGGGGGCGCAGAAGTGCGTCGTGCGCGCCGCCGACCACCTCACGAGCCGTCTGACGGGAGCGGGATTCCGTACAACCGTGCTCAACGAGGAGGAGTTGACCGCCGCCATCGCCACCTCGGCCTGCGCCAACCCGCTGGTGACGGCGGGGGCGGGGCGGACCGAGGCGAGGGAGCGGCGGACCGAGGAGTCGGGGCGCAGCTGGCGTTGCGACAACCGCAGGCACACGACGTACTGGGTCCGCCGCTGGCCCCTGGTGGGCGGCGACGGACGGTCGCTGCCCCAACTCGTCGCCCTGCTCACGGCCGTACCCGCGCTCGCCACCACGTTCAGTCTCACGCTGGCGCACGGCGAGCGGGGCGAGGTGTCGCTGTGCGGGCATCTGCGGGTGACCGGGCGCAGTGACGACGAACTGGTCGCGGCGCGGCGGGCGCTGGAGGAGGCCGCACGACGGGGCGGCGCCGGGCTCGCCCGCCTCGACCGGCAGCAACTGCCCGGCGTGCTCGCCACTCTGCCTCTCGGGGGTGCTCGCTGATGGCCATGACCACGGCATCGACACCGGGAGCGCGGGCGTACGGCGCCCCGGGGAACGCCGATGGCCCGGGCGAGCCCTCGGTCGCCGAGCGGCTGCGCGGACGGGCGCGCAGCGGGTTCGGGCTGATCGGGCCCCGGCACGGGCGGCACTCGCTGTCCGTGGAGCAGGTGGACTCGCTCGCGCTGCCCATCGGGGACGACGGGGTCGTCGTCGGGGTGGACGCGGAGGGGCAGCCCGCCGTGCTCGGGCTCAATCGGCCCACTCCGTACGACGTCGTCCTGATCGGTGGCCTGTGGACCGCGCAGGTGCTTGCTCTGCGGGCTGCGGCGACCGGGGCGCGGGTCGCCGTGGAGACCGGGCGGGCACCGGCCTGGATGCAGTTGGTGCATGCCATGGGCGGCGGACAGAACGGGATGTCCGTGTACGACGTGGGGCGGGTGCCGCCGCAGGGTGCCTCGGCGGGCAACCCGGTGCTGGTGGTGCGTGACTGCGGTATGCGGCCGCCGCGGGGGCGGGTCGTCTCCGGGCCCTGGCAGGCGGTGCTGACGCTGCTGCCGTATCTCAGTCCGGTGGCGCCGCGGCTCATGCGGCAGGCGCGGCTCGTCGGGGTCCAGCGGGTCTCGCCCGACGAGGCCGCGGAGATAGGCCGCACGGTGGCACTGCCCCGGGGCGACATGGACTCGCTGCCGACCCTGCCCGACGGTGTCACGCTCTGGTGTGCCGATCGCGACCGGCAGTATGTGATGACCCAGCCGACCGACGCCGAGACCGGATTGTTGGGTATGCCCCGCAGGATGGACTGATCGGGCGGAACTCGATCGGATTGGGTTGCTTGAGGCCGGTTCGCGGCTTCTTGCGTCCGATTACGTCCAGTTGACGCCTAGTTGTTCACTCCTTGTTAGCCATCATCGTCCTGGTTTGTCCATTCTCCACGGGACTGGGGCCGTCACTTCCGGGCAGGCTGTGACGTAGCGGGTTGGCGTGGAGGGGCGGACGGCCCTGCCGTGGGGGCGCTTGTGGTGATTAGGCTGGGACCGGGCGCCACACCGAAACCCGTGGCGGACCGCCGGCACCTCAGGGGGAGCCGGGCGGTTTCGGATCCGTCGGTCGACTTCGGGCAACGGGATCGGACGACTTCGTACGAACAAGAGCGGTCGCCTCAGCGCGGCATGAGGGTGCTCGACCACACCAGGAGGAATTGTGAACAGCGATCGGGACGGGATCCGCGGGGGCTGGGCTTCACCCGACGATGACCAGTCCGACGCCGAGTCTGCCATCGAGATGACGGGCGAGTTCACCATCGACTACGCAGCTCCTGCCTGGTACACGCAGAACGCGTCGGGAGGCGCGACGACGGATCCGGTCGATACCGACACCCCGGGTGCGCCGGTCGCGCCTGCTGCACCGGTCGGGCCGGCCGCGCCGGTCGCGCCTGCCGCACCGGCCTTCCCGGCCGGGGGTCCGAGCGGTGGTGTGGCGGCTCCCGTTCCGGCCGTGCCGCCGGGTCCGCCCGTGGCCGCGGGTCCGCCCGCGCCGCCGGTCGGTCCGCCCGTGGACCTGCCGCATCCGGCGCCCGAAGAGGGGTTTCCCGTGTGGACTCCGCCGACCGTCGCGGCCGAAACGGCCGCCGGTGACGGGGAGCTCGAGAGCGGCGCGACGGTGCGGTTCTCCCCTGCCGCGCTCAAGCGTGAGTTCGAGGAACTCGCCGCCGCGGGCAAGGCCGTTGAGGAGTTCGGTGCGGGGGCGAGTGCGGGTCCGGGGTCTGCTCCCGGTACCGGTTCCGCCGGTGGCGACTTCGAGTTGAGCGCGCCCACGGCTCCGGGGGGCGGCCAGGGAGCCGAGGGCTCCGGCGCCACGGCCGGCGTTGACGCCGACGCCGACGCCGACGCCGACGGGAACGACCGTGCACACGGCTCGGCCGAGCCCGTTTCGACGGGCGGTACGACGACCGGCGCCGGCGATGCGGGCACCGTTCCTGAGGGCGCGGACGCCGGTGTGGGCGCAGGCGGTGACGAGAGTGCAGGAGGCAGCGGCGAGGCCGGGCAGTCCGGCGTTGCCGCGCCGTCCGCGGAGGGGGCCTCGGACACCGCCTCCGTCGACACCACGTCCGAGGACGCGAACACACCACAGGCTGAGGCCGCGGCCTCGGACGCGGAGACGGAGACCGAGACGGAGACGGAGACGGAGACGGAGACGGAGACGGAGACGGACACATCGTCTGCGGACGCCGCATCCCGGGGCGCCACGTTCCCAGGACTCCACCGAGCAAGGCCCTGCCCCGGAGGCGCAGAACGCGCAGGCCTCCCCGGCTGCCTCGGACTCCGCCGACGTCCCGGATTCTGCAAACGCATCGGCCGCATCTGCCGCTCCGACTCCGGCCGCTCCGGCGAACGGTGGCGAGGCAGACCCCGCCGCCCCTGCCCCGACCGCCTCCAACGACGTACCGGCCCCGCAGTCCTGGACCCCGCCGCCGGCTCCGCCGAGCGCGCTTCCGCCGTTGCCGCCCGCCTATCAGCCGGCCGCGCCCGCACCGGCGGCCCAGTGGCCCGCGTCTCCGCAGCCGGGCGAGCCGACGAGCCCCGAGGCCGCAGCCCCCGCTCCCGTCCAAGGCCAGCCGCAGCCGCAGCCGCAGCCCCAGCCGGCGGCCGCGCAGGGCGAGCCGGCCACGGCGCCCCGGGAGCCGCAGCCGCAGCCCCCGTTCCAGCCGCAGGCACCGCAGCCGGCACCCGCGGCCTGGAACCAGCCTGCGCCGCCCGCACCCACGGATCCCGTGCCCCCGCCGGCGCCCCACGCCCCGGGCCCGGGTCACCGGCGCCCCGGCGGCACCGCAGGCGGGCTACGGCTTCCCGCAGCCCGGAGTTCCGACTCCCCCGGCGCCCGACTCCCGTGTCAAGCAGGATGGTTACGGGTTCCCGCAGGCCGGTGCCCAGGGCGTTCCGCAAGCCGGCCCCCCGGCCGGCCCCATCTCACCCGCAGCCCAAGCGGCCCCCGCACCTCCCGCGGCTCCCAGCGCCCCCACCCCTCAGCCCGGCTACGGCTTCCCGCAGCCCGGCGGACCCGTTCCGCCCCAGAGCGGCTACGGCTTCCCGCAGCAGGGCGCTCCCGCTCCGGGCCCGGCCGCCCCACAGGACCAACCGCCCGCCCCCCAGGCCGGCTACGGCTTCCCGCAGCCGCCGGCCCCGGCCGCAGGTCCTGATGCGCACAACCCGCCCACCCCGCAGCCCGGCTACGGCTTCCCGCAGCAGGGCCAGCCGCCCGCCCCACAAGCCGGCTACGGCTTCCCGCAGCCCCCCGCGCAGCACGCCCAGGCCCAGCCCGGGCAGCCGCAGGGTCCCGCGGTCCCGCCCGCCGCCCCCGCCCCTCATCCCGGCCCGCAGCCCAGCGGCTACGGCTTCCCCCAGGCCACCCCAACGCCGCCCGCTCCGCCCGCCCAACAGGCGCCGCAGGCACAGCCGTCTCAGCCGCAGCCGCAGCCCCAGCCCCAACCCCCCGTCGACCCTCGCACCGGTGCCGCCTGGCCGCAGCCCGTGCAGCACGACCAGCGGCAGCCCACCAACCCCGGTGTCGCGCCCCTCGGTTACACCGCCGCGGTGGAGCTGTCCTCCGACCGGCTGCTCAACAACAAGAAGCAGAAGGCGAAGAGCGGCCGGCCGGGCGCGGGCGGTGGTCTGTTCAAGCTCGGAGCGAAGAAGGAAGAGGCCGAGCGGCAGCGGAAGCTGGAGCTGATCCGCACGCCGGTGCTGTCGTGCTACCGGATCGCCGTCATCAGCCTCAAGGGCGGTGTCGGCAAGACGACCACGACCACCGCGCTCGGCGCCACGCTCGCCACCGAGCGGCAGGACAAGATCCTCGCGATCGACGCGAACCCGGACGCCGGTACGCTCGGCCGCCGCGTGCGCCGCGAGACCGGGGCCACCATCCGCGACCTCGTCCAGGCGATCCCGTACCTCAACTCGTACATGGACATCCGGCGGTTCACCTCGCAGGCGCCCTCCGGCCTGGAGATCATCGCCAACGACGTCGACCCGGCCGTCTCCACGACGTTCAACGACGAGGACTACCGGCGCGCGATCGACGTGCTGGGCAAGCAGTACCCGATCATCCTGACCGACTCGGGTACGGGTCTGCTCTACAGCGCGATGCGCGGGGTGCTCGACCTCGCCGACCAGCTCATCATCATCTCGACGCCGTCCGTCGACGGTGCGAGCAGTGCCAGTACGACGCTGGACTGGCTGTCCGCGCACGGATACGCGGATCTGGTCTCGCGGTCCATCACCGTCATCTCCGGGGTGCGCGAGACCGGCAAGACGATCAAGGTGGAGGACATCGTCGGCCACTTCGAGACACGGTGCCGTGGTGTCGTCGTCGTGCCGTTCGACGAGCACCTGGCCGCCGGTGCCGAGGTCGACCTCGACATGATGCGGCCGAAGGTGCGGGAGGCGTACTTCAACCTCTCCGTGATGGTCGCCGAGGACATGGCGCGCCACCAGCAGTCACATGGGCTGTGGACCTCGGACGGCAACCCGCCCCCGGTCGCGGCACCGCCGATGCCGGGCCAGCCGCTGCCCGGTCAGCCGATGCCGGGGCAGCCGGCTCCGGGACAGCCCGTCCCCGGGCCGCCGTACCCGCAGCAGGGGCAGCAGCCGTACCCGCAGTACCCCGGCTACCCGCAGCAGCCGGGTCAGGCACAGCCCCAGCCGCAACCGCAGGGCCAGCCACAACCGCAGCCGCACCCGGGACAGCCCTACCCGCCGGCCCAGCAGCAGCCCTACCCGCCGAACCCGAACCAGGGCCAGGCTCCCGGGCAGGCCCCGCCTCAGCAGTAGTCCGCGGCCAGTCCGCCCGAACCGCCGAGGACACCGGCCGCTTCCTGCGTCGTACGACGGAGGGGGCGGCCGGTGTCATGCGCTGTACGGCGCGACGATCGCAAGTGTCCCCGCGAGAGCGTCGAGGGCACTCGTCCGATGGGTGACCGTACGGATCCCGGCGCCCGTGTCCTTGGTGCGAAAACCCCGGTCCGTCAGGACATAGAGCATGCGCAACGTGCGCATGGTGTTGGACGCCCAGGCCGGGACCGGCCCCGGCTCTCCCGTGCGGAAGGCCTCGGAGACGGGGTCGAGCCACCGCGCCGACTGCGCGGCGGTGAGTCCGGGGTGGCTCAGGATCTGCGCCAGGGCGTGGGCCAGTCGGTCGTCCTCCTGCGCGTCGAAGAGGTGACCGGTGGGGGTGAGCAGCCGTGCGACCGCCAACTCCAGGAGCGGCACGGGGTCTTGTCCCGGGTGGTGGGAAACGGCTGCCAGCAGGTCGGCGCCGTGGGCGACGGCGTGCAGCCAGCCGAGGGCGGGGTCATGGCCGCGCAGGTCCGTCTCGGCCGGATACCAGTCGGCGAAGGCGCTCCACCACCGCGGCCGCCAGGCGCCCGCTTCCACGATCCGGGCCAGGACCAGCGGCGCGAAGGCGCGGGCCTGGACGGCGGGGTCGGTGAAGCTCGCGGCCATGCGGTCGCCCAGCCGGAGCCGGTCCGCCGCGTCGAGGACCGGTATCCAGCGTGCGGCCCTGACGTAGGCCTGTTCGTCGCGCACCACGGGATCGGGTGAGCGAAGGTCCTCGACGAGCGTGTCGAGGGCCTCGGTACGGGCCGCCCCCGACAGCGTGCCGATGTCACCGACGTAGGTGCGGGAAGCAGAGGTGTCCATGGGCGGAGGCTATGCCGCCCCCGCCCCGCCGAACCCTCGAACGAACGGAGATCCGCTCCGAACGTAAGGAGAGCTACTCCCCGTCGTACGCCGCGATCAGCTCCCGGCACCGCTTGACGTCCACCGCCATGGTTTCCAGGAGCGCGTCGATGGAGTCGAACTTGGCCTGGCCGCGGACGAACGCGAGGAAGTCGACGGCGACGTGCAGGCCGTACAGGTCGAGGCCGACGCGGTCGATGGCGTACGCCTCCACCGTCCGCTCCGTCCCGTCGAACTGCGGGTTCGTGCCGACGGAGATCGCGGCCGGCATCGCCTCGTCCCCGACGTGCAGCCACCCGGCGTAGACGCCGTCGGCGGGGATCGCGGTGTGCGGCAGCGTCTCGACGTTGGCCGTCGGGAAGCCCAGCTCACGGCCGCGCTGGGCGCCGCGTACGACGACGCCCTCGACGCGGTGCGGGCGCCCGAGGATCTCGCGCGCGCCCTCCACGTCGCCCTCGGCGATCAGCCGCCGGGTCAGCGTCGAGGAGAAGGGCGTGCCGCCGCCTGCCTCACCGGTCACGTACAGATCCACCAGCTCGACCTCGAAGTCGTACGTCTTCCCCTGCTCGGCCAGGAACTCCACGTTCCCGGCGGCCTTGTGGCCGAAGCGGAAGTTCGGGCCCTCGACCACGGCCCTGGCGTGCAGTTTGTCGACCAGCACCTTGACCACGAACTCGGCGGGCGAGAGCCGCGAGAACTCGGTGGTGAAGGGAAGGATCAGCAGCGCGTCGACGCCCAGCTCCGCCATCAGTTCGGCACGGCGGTGGTGCGGGGCGAGCAGCGGCGGGTGGCTGCCGGGCCGCACGACCTCGCTGGGGTGCGGGTCGAAGGTCACCACGACGGAGGGAACGCCCAGCTCACGGGCGCGTTCCACGGCATGCCGGATGATCAGCTGGTGTCCGCGGTGGACTCCGTCGTAGGACCCGATGGTGACGACGCTGCGCCCCCAGTCCTGGGGGATGTCCTCCAAGCCACGCCAGCGCTGCACTGTGACCGCTCCTCGTCGAACCTGTGTCCGTGTCTGCCTCATACGCAGGTCTAAGGGTGCCATGCCGCGTCCGTTCGGCCCGCATCGGCATGGGGGCTGTGACGGGCGGCACGTAGCGTCACCGGCCGTCACGGGGGTTTCGCGCCGGTCAGGCCGGGACGCGGACGACGCCCGCCAGGTTCTCGATCATGCGGCGGGTGCTCGGTCCGACCACCGCGGCCCATGCCTCGGGCTCCCTGGTCAGCCAGCGGGCCACGAGGGGTGCGAAGCCCGGTACCCGGCGGCCCAGTTCTACCAGGGCCTGGTCGAAACGGGTCGCGCCGTCGGGAGTGCGTACGAGCAGCAGACCGGCCCGGCGCACCAGCTCACGGGTGTGCTGCTCGCCGCTGTGCCGCGCTCCGTCGGCGGCGGCGCACAGCAGGGCGACGAGCACGGCGGGATCGCGTTCACGCCCGAGAAGCAGCCCGAGCAGCTCGTGCCGCAGCGGACCGGACTCCGCACCGCCGGGCGCGGCGAGAACGGTCGTGAGCGCGACCCGCACCTCGGGGGGACCGCCGTCCAGCAGGCCGCCGACCAGCGGAAGGAGTACGGCCCGGGAGGCGAGGCCCTGCTCCAGGCGCCGCTCGACGTACGCGGCGACGTGGTCGGCCGTCTCCGGGCGCAGCTCCACGACCTCGCGGACCAGGGTGGCGACCCGGCGGGCGAGGGCGGGCGTGGTGACGTCGGCGAGCGTACGCAGCACTTCGCCGACGTCGGGTCCCGGTCGTCGGAGCCGGGCCTGGAAGGCCTCGAGCACCGGCTCCGGGTGGGAGGCGAGGGCGGTGGCCAGCGCGCTCGCCGGCACCTGCGGGTCACCCTCGCCGAAGCGTGCCAGGGCCTGCGGGAGGTGCCGGGAGCGGGTGCGCGGATCGCGCACGAGAAGCGCGAGGGCGCCGCCGTGCAGGGTGCAGTCGGCGGGGCGGGCGAGCAGGGCGAGCGCGGCGTAGCGCAGCAGTTCCCGGCCGTCCTCGGTGCGCACGTGCGGAGCGGCACGCAGCCCGTAGGCCACGGCCGCCACCCGGCGCGCGGGGCGCTCGTCGTGGGCCCACCGGTCGACGGCCCGGCACACCGCCGACGGCTCCTCCTCGGCGAGTACGGCGAGCAGCTCGTCCCCGCGCCGGTGCGCGCTGTCGGCCAGCGCCTCGGTCAGGTCGTCCAGGGCGCGGCGCCGGTGCGTGTGCAGCAGCGCCTGGGCGGCGGTGGCCACGGTCGCGTCCGGGGTCGCGGGCAGCGGGCGGTCGTCGTCGAACCAGCGGGTGAGGTGGGGGTGTACGGCGGCGGGGTCGGCGGCGAGGAGCCCGGAGACGGCGTCCAGATAGCGGGGGCCTTCGGCCGGGCCGCCCGGCGCCTCGTCCGCGACGACGAGCTGTCGCAGCAGGTCGAACCGCTCGGTGTCCCCCACCGGCACGCTCTCCCAGAACGAGGGCCCGAACTCCTCCGGCACACACCGCCCTTGGGCCCGCCACTCGATGATCCGCGCGGCGAGGTGCCGCAGGACGGGGAGGTACGGCGTCGCGTCGGGCACGTGCAGCAGAACGTCCGCGAGGAGCCGCACGGGCCACCAGGCGGGGTGGTCCGACGGAGTGGGGTGTGACGGAGTGGGGTGCGACGAAGTGGGGTGCAACAGAGTGGGGCCCAGCGGACCGGGGTTCGTCGGGACGGGGGTTCTCGCGGCGAGGGTCCTCGTAGCGGGGGGCCTCGTGGCGGGGGGCCTCGTGGCGGCAGTCGGCGCGGCGAGGCTCTGGGCGTTGCCGGCCCCGGGATCGGGGCGCTGCGGCAGCAGTGCGCCCGCGGCGTCGGCCAGGTCCTCCAGACGGAGGGCGAGTTCGGCGGGGCCCTGCTGGCGAGCGAGGAGGAGCAGGGCCTGGACGATGGGGCCGGTGCGGTGGCGGGGGACGGGGGGAGTGCTGGGCGGCGTGTCACGGTCGCGGTGGACGAGTGCGTGCAGCGCGGCCTCCAGGTCCAGATGCATGCCCTGGATCCAGTCGGCGAGTTCCTCGTGGGCGAAGCGGTAGCCGTTGCCCGCGGGCACGAGGAGGCCCTCGGTGAGAACCGCGGTGGCCCAGCCGGTGATGCCGTCGAAGGGCCGTCCCGGCACGGGCCCCCACGGGAACACGGCCTCGAACGACTCGCGGTCCAGCTCTCCCTGCCCGGCCCCCAGACAGCGGCGCGCGGCCGCGTGGACCTGCCCTGACACCCGGGCGGCGAGGCGCCGCACCGCCGTGCCGCGCAGCCCGTCGGCCGCCGCGAGCCGGACCGCGATGCGCAAGCACATCAGATCCAGGTAGGAGGAGAACACCTCGTCGCGACCGAGCCGCCCGAACCACGCACCGGAGCCATCGGTTCCGCCCAAATCACCCGAGCCACCTGACCCACGTGAATCACCTGAGCCACCCGACGCACGTGAATCACCCGAGCCACGTGCATCGCGCGCGCCACGCGAGCCACCACAACCCTCTGAATCACCCGAGCCACCAGGGGCCGTCCCGGCGGTCCACTCGGGCAGCCGGTGCGCGAGAGCCGACGGCATCTCCTCGGGCCCGTCCAGCAGGAGCAGCAACGGGCGCCCCGCTTCCCGCGCGACACGGGCCAGCCGCTCCGGACGGACGTCGCCGAGCACCCCGTCCGCGTGGCGGGCTCCGCCGTCCACGCCGCCCACGCCGTCCGCCGCCGCCACGATCCGCGCCGCTCGCTCCAGCGCCCGTGCCGCGGCATCGGCCACGGACGTGTCGGTGGCCAGCAGATCCGCACCGCGCAGCCACAGGGTGGGCGCCGGTTCAGGCGCCCGGGTGCGCCGGGCGGCCAGGG from Streptomyces avermitilis MA-4680 = NBRC 14893 includes the following:
- a CDS encoding bifunctional riboflavin kinase/FAD synthetase encodes the protein MQRWRGLEDIPQDWGRSVVTIGSYDGVHRGHQLIIRHAVERARELGVPSVVVTFDPHPSEVVRPGSHPPLLAPHHRRAELMAELGVDALLILPFTTEFSRLSPAEFVVKVLVDKLHARAVVEGPNFRFGHKAAGNVEFLAEQGKTYDFEVELVDLYVTGEAGGGTPFSSTLTRRLIAEGDVEGAREILGRPHRVEGVVVRGAQRGRELGFPTANVETLPHTAIPADGVYAGWLHVGDEAMPAAISVGTNPQFDGTERTVEAYAIDRVGLDLYGLHVAVDFLAFVRGQAKFDSIDALLETMAVDVKRCRELIAAYDGE
- a CDS encoding DUF2785 domain-containing protein encodes the protein MDTSASRTYVGDIGTLSGAARTEALDTLVEDLRSPDPVVRDEQAYVRAARWIPVLDAADRLRLGDRMAASFTDPAVQARAFAPLVLARIVEAGAWRPRWWSAFADWYPAETDLRGHDPALGWLHAVAHGADLLAAVSHHPGQDPVPLLELAVARLLTPTGHLFDAQEDDRLAHALAQILSHPGLTAAQSARWLDPVSEAFRTGEPGPVPAWASNTMRTLRMLYVLTDRGFRTKDTGAGIRTVTHRTSALDALAGTLAIVAPYSA
- the eccE gene encoding type VII secretion protein EccE, with protein sequence MASGTRTRSRDRAQARGSSAPRPGAAQQPSAPGPRPQASGALHLRTRQGQSGAFRLQRIVLLEIAAAVLLAGWVIDPLALVPAAVVAVVLVLLAFVRRRGRSLPEWLGTARALKARQRRAASTPIPPGTEPGLAPAVECDPSLRTYAYGGRDRRPVGIIGDGTFVTAVLQVEADATALRAERSRQPLPLGLVRDALEVDGIRLESAQIVLHTQPAPALHLPQQSVAVTNYAPLQAQTGAPAVRITWIALKLDPELCPEAVSARGGGLVGAQKCVVRAADHLTSRLTGAGFRTTVLNEEELTAAIATSACANPLVTAGAGRTEARERRTEESGRSWRCDNRRHTTYWVRRWPLVGGDGRSLPQLVALLTAVPALATTFSLTLAHGERGEVSLCGHLRVTGRSDDELVAARRALEEAARRGGAGLARLDRQQLPGVLATLPLGGAR
- the eccB gene encoding type VII secretion protein EccB, whose translation is MASRRDELNAYTFAKRRVLASFVQPSPSGSEEGAPKPLRAVLPGVIIGVVILAVFGAIGMFSPTAPKGWKTPNANVIVASDSTTRYVVLETDGKAQLHPVLNMASAKLLLAPDKDTVITVDEKVLDSDTLPHGPTIGIPYAPDRLPSAKEAGAAKRWAVCERPGQGGTAIQKATFVFAQRDYGKTDGADRLAGGELLYVVGPDNKTPYIVDAQGNAYRVDSTDDNLLNALDTQGRKPQRVSQQWLNTLHQRDPISIPTVKGIPGAAANAPGDLRSADKVGMIIKARKGTTMQSYVVLPGRVAPISDFTATLLLNSPQLVTVGQTGEAQQVSPGAIVEGAPFAASEKWPQAAPETVNNATSATSGRNTVCNVLRSVHGKGGATTLSTWAGTEFPTSLPSGSSSAYVTPGSGQLYRQFQGTETSAGPVFLVTDTGLRYALQSNSDSATDDKGIGTTAKQREEELKEAKIAQTRLGYADTDAAPIPTAWSTFLPTGPRLSESAARQPQGS
- a CDS encoding MinD/ParA family ATP-binding protein, whose protein sequence is MQHDQRQPTNPGVAPLGYTAAVELSSDRLLNNKKQKAKSGRPGAGGGLFKLGAKKEEAERQRKLELIRTPVLSCYRIAVISLKGGVGKTTTTTALGATLATERQDKILAIDANPDAGTLGRRVRRETGATIRDLVQAIPYLNSYMDIRRFTSQAPSGLEIIANDVDPAVSTTFNDEDYRRAIDVLGKQYPIILTDSGTGLLYSAMRGVLDLADQLIIISTPSVDGASSASTTLDWLSAHGYADLVSRSITVISGVRETGKTIKVEDIVGHFETRCRGVVVVPFDEHLAAGAEVDLDMMRPKVREAYFNLSVMVAEDMARHQQSHGLWTSDGNPPPVAAPPMPGQPLPGQPMPGQPAPGQPVPGPPYPQQGQQPYPQYPGYPQQPGQAQPQPQPQGQPQPQPHPGQPYPPAQQQPYPPNPNQGQAPGQAPPQQ